In Antechinus flavipes isolate AdamAnt ecotype Samford, QLD, Australia chromosome 3, AdamAnt_v2, whole genome shotgun sequence, a genomic segment contains:
- the LOC127553754 gene encoding histone H2A-beta, sperm-like translates to MNMSTSGKINKKKNPSFKIFKSYRAGLQFPIGRIYKYLKTGNYAERISIEAPVFLAAVMEYLTTELLELSGNVAQLNKKVRITPRHIQLALQNDKELRELVAAATIPEGGVMPHIHFQLLSRKTRALPDGKSSSFQKV, encoded by the coding sequence ATGAACATGTCTACATcaggcaaaataaataagaagaaaaatccaTCCTTCAAAATCTTTAAATCTTACAGGGCTGGCTTGCAGTTCCCAATAGGTCGAATCTATAAGTATTTAAAGACTGGAAACTATGCTGAAAGAATCAGTATTGAAGCCCCTGTCTTTCTGGCTGCTGTGATGGAATATCTGACCACAGAGTTGCTGGAGCTAAGTGGTAATGTTGCTCAGCTGAACAAAAAAGTCCGTATCACCCCTCGGCATATCCAGCTAGCCCTTCAAAATGACAAGGAACTTCGTGAGCTCGTGGCTGCTGCAACAATTCCTGAAGGTGGGGTGATGCCCCACATTCATTTCCAACTACTTTCCCGGAAGACTCGAGCTCTACCAGATGGGAAATCCTCTTCCTTCCAAAAGGTCTAG